Proteins from one Candidatus Omnitrophota bacterium genomic window:
- a CDS encoding aspartate 1-decarboxylase: MLRIMCKSKIHRATITKVDLHYEGSIGVDKNLLKKADICPGEIVQVVNINNGERFETYAIEEPAGSGSIGLYGAAAHKGKNGDLVIILSNCLVENKKCRQVKLKVVHVNAKNHPIK; encoded by the coding sequence ATGCTACGCATAATGTGCAAATCAAAAATACACCGGGCAACGATAACCAAAGTCGACCTTCATTACGAGGGTAGTATCGGCGTTGATAAAAACCTGCTCAAAAAGGCCGATATATGTCCCGGCGAAATAGTCCAGGTGGTTAATATAAACAACGGTGAAAGATTCGAGACGTATGCCATAGAAGAGCCTGCCGGTTCCGGTAGCATAGGCCTGTACGGCGCCGCCGCCCACAAGGGTAAAAACGGCGATCTCGTTATTATACTTTCCAACTGTCTTGTGGAAAACAAGAAGTGCCGCCAGGTTAAGCTGAAGGTTGTGCATGTCAACGCAAAAAATCATCCCATTAAGTAA
- a CDS encoding radical SAM protein — MNRIAALQNANEAFRDSMKRCDICPRNCKVDRSAGRLGYCRAPLNPVVYSYIAHRGEEPPISGKRGSGTIFFSHCNMRCVYCQNYTFSQMGHGKEVSIEKLAEMMLTLQKTGCHNINLVSPTHFVPQIISALLIATAGGLNIPIVYNTSGYEKVETLKLLSDIVDIYLPDMRYSRDEMAAKYSDAPDYVKSNTAAVKEMYSQVGTLEMGTDGIARQGIIIRLLALPGNISGTKESLDFIKNEISAYTYISLMSQYYPTFKAASYKELAAPINREEYENIVDACRLLGLNNGWIQEVPPEPDDKFLGTNIKPRE, encoded by the coding sequence GTGAACAGGATAGCCGCATTACAGAACGCAAATGAGGCCTTCCGTGATTCCATGAAACGGTGCGATATATGTCCGCGAAATTGCAAAGTCGATAGGAGCGCGGGCCGTCTCGGTTATTGCAGGGCGCCGCTTAATCCGGTCGTCTACAGCTATATAGCGCACCGCGGCGAAGAACCGCCGATATCGGGCAAGCGAGGCTCCGGGACGATATTCTTCTCACACTGCAACATGAGATGCGTCTATTGCCAGAACTACACTTTTAGCCAAATGGGCCATGGCAAGGAAGTGTCGATAGAAAAACTGGCCGAGATGATGCTGACTTTGCAAAAAACAGGGTGTCATAATATCAATCTTGTAAGCCCGACGCATTTTGTGCCGCAGATAATTTCAGCGCTTTTGATAGCAACCGCCGGTGGATTGAACATACCCATCGTATATAATACGAGCGGATACGAAAAGGTAGAGACGTTGAAACTTTTATCGGATATTGTTGATATATACCTGCCGGATATGAGGTATTCACGCGATGAGATGGCCGCCAAGTATTCAGATGCCCCGGACTATGTTAAATCGAATACCGCGGCGGTAAAGGAGATGTATTCCCAGGTGGGTACGCTGGAAATGGGCACCGATGGGATTGCCCGGCAAGGGATCATAATACGGCTTCTTGCTTTACCCGGTAACATATCCGGCACAAAGGAATCCCTCGATTTTATAAAGAACGAAATATCCGCTTATACTTATATAAGCCTTATGAGCCAGTACTATCCGACATTCAAGGCCGCCTCCTATAAAGAATTAGCCGCTCCAATAAATAGGGAAGAGTATGAGAATATAGTTGACGCCTGTCGTCTTTTAGGCTTAAATAATGGCTGGATACAGGAAGTGCCCCCGGAACCAGATGATAAATTTTTAGGCACCAACATAAAGCCGAGAGAGTAG
- a CDS encoding APC family permease, with protein sequence MTNKPNIFGKMKEFVIGRAKNLHDPQLFHNISLVAFFAWVGLGSDGLSSCCYGPEEAFLALKTHMFLGIFVAIATALTIFVISSSYSQIIELFPAGGGGYLVASKLLSPAVGMVSGCALLVDYVLTIALSIASGADALFSFLPPSWLQFKLPVALIGILILILLNLRGVKESVLPLVPIFIIFLATHVFVILYSLVVHAPQFGNVVSATISDVNTTRAEIGMFGMFVLIMKAYSMGAGTYTGIEAVSNGIPILREPRVETAKKTMRYMAISLATVAGGLMLGYLLYHVQFQPGKTLNAVLLESVTSQWNPGIGYTFLLITLISEAVLLFVAAQTGFLDGPRVLANMAHDRWFPFQFSLLSERFVTQNGILLMGGAALVLVALSQGSVKFLVVLYAINVFITFCLSQLGMVRHWWSVRKQAPSWFKKMVINGVGLAMTTFILLSVIIIKFNEGGWITIFITGSLILLAISIKRYYKRTMRLLVRLDSLVHAAEIAKSVESPEAGRGAEPKYDSESKTAVILVNGFNGMGLHTLFNVRRLFGDIKNFVFIMAGIIDSGNFKGVDAIAELKAHVQDELDHYVAFMKSQGFYAESLSTIGTETADDISKMAYEIFERYPNSVFFGGQIVLPQDTIFTKMLYNYTTFAVQRRLHQNGIPFIVMPVRVS encoded by the coding sequence ATGACTAACAAACCCAACATATTTGGGAAGATGAAAGAATTCGTCATAGGCAGGGCCAAAAATCTCCACGATCCTCAGCTCTTCCATAATATATCGCTTGTGGCGTTCTTTGCCTGGGTAGGCTTAGGATCTGACGGCTTGTCATCCTGTTGTTACGGTCCCGAAGAGGCCTTCCTTGCGCTTAAAACCCACATGTTCCTTGGCATCTTCGTTGCCATAGCCACCGCATTAACGATATTCGTGATAAGTTCGAGTTATTCGCAAATTATCGAGCTTTTTCCGGCAGGCGGGGGAGGATATTTAGTCGCCAGCAAACTGCTTTCGCCTGCGGTAGGCATGGTGTCAGGGTGCGCGCTCTTAGTCGATTACGTGCTCACGATAGCCCTGTCTATAGCCAGCGGCGCGGACGCGCTATTCAGTTTTCTTCCTCCAAGCTGGCTACAATTCAAATTGCCCGTTGCTTTAATAGGTATCCTTATACTTATATTATTAAACTTAAGAGGCGTAAAAGAGTCGGTACTGCCACTTGTACCGATATTTATCATATTCTTAGCTACGCACGTTTTTGTTATCCTATACAGCCTGGTTGTACACGCACCGCAATTTGGCAATGTGGTCAGCGCAACTATAAGCGATGTTAATACTACGAGAGCCGAAATAGGCATGTTCGGCATGTTCGTTCTTATAATGAAGGCATACAGTATGGGCGCCGGTACCTATACCGGAATAGAGGCCGTGTCGAACGGCATACCGATATTACGAGAGCCCAGGGTTGAAACAGCAAAGAAGACTATGAGATACATGGCAATATCGCTTGCTACGGTAGCCGGCGGTCTTATGCTCGGGTATCTTTTGTATCATGTTCAATTCCAGCCGGGTAAGACATTAAATGCAGTCCTTCTCGAGAGCGTTACTTCCCAATGGAACCCGGGCATCGGATACACATTTCTATTGATTACATTGATATCGGAAGCGGTGCTACTGTTTGTCGCGGCCCAGACGGGTTTTTTGGATGGCCCTCGAGTTCTGGCAAATATGGCGCATGACAGGTGGTTTCCGTTTCAATTTTCTCTATTGAGCGAGCGTTTTGTTACGCAGAACGGGATCCTGCTGATGGGCGGCGCCGCGCTTGTCTTAGTCGCCTTGAGTCAGGGCTCGGTGAAATTCCTTGTCGTTTTGTATGCCATAAACGTTTTTATAACATTTTGCTTGTCCCAGCTTGGAATGGTGCGCCACTGGTGGAGCGTCCGGAAACAGGCGCCTTCATGGTTCAAAAAAATGGTTATTAATGGCGTGGGCCTTGCAATGACAACCTTTATCCTGCTTTCGGTTATAATAATAAAATTCAACGAGGGCGGCTGGATAACGATATTCATTACCGGCTCGCTCATACTTCTCGCCATTTCAATAAAACGCTATTACAAAAGGACGATGCGGCTTTTGGTGCGGCTCGACAGTCTTGTCCACGCCGCGGAGATAGCCAAGTCGGTAGAGTCGCCGGAGGCAGGACGGGGCGCGGAACCGAAGTACGATTCCGAGTCGAAGACGGCCGTTATACTCGTGAACGGATTTAACGGCATGGGGCTCCACACGTTATTCAATGTCCGCAGGCTATTTGGAGATATTAAGAATTTCGTATTCATAATGGCCGGCATAATCGACTCGGGTAATTTTAAAGGGGTAGATGCCATTGCTGAATTAAAAGCGCACGTTCAGGACGAGCTCGATCACTACGTTGCTTTTATGAAAAGTCAGGGATTTTACGCCGAGAGCCTGTCCACGATAGGAACGGAAACGGCGGACGATATATCGAAGATGGCTTACGAGATTTTCGAGCGCTATCCCAATAGCGTATTCTTCGGCGGCCAGATCGTGTTACCGCAGGATACGATATTCACCAAGATGCTTTATAACTATACCACTTTTGCCGTTCAGCGCCGTCTCCACCAGAACGGGATCCCGTTCATTGTTATGCCGGTAAGGGTAAGTTAA
- a CDS encoding PilZ domain-containing protein, translating into MAIRIRERDSVNILDIDGRIDINSSELVEMVGWLVNSGKLNIILNLENVDMVDYNGISILAIAYKNTVNHKGKMRLLNVPLSIIEMLKVVKLDAIFAIYTDEDTAIASFTESEAEGLRLRRKFPRLDIHLSVTYRMVSDRKTPKIFEGKVLNISAAGLYVYTPDTLPINTILDLRFDMPGLPAILEATGRVSWIADKELQPHAYPGMGISFSHLTPDKERAIVDFIDKNVTHRSDQA; encoded by the coding sequence ATGGCCATACGGATACGGGAGCGGGACAGTGTCAATATACTGGATATAGACGGCCGCATAGACATAAACTCTTCTGAGCTGGTAGAAATGGTTGGCTGGCTGGTCAATTCCGGCAAGTTGAACATAATACTCAATCTTGAAAATGTCGATATGGTCGACTATAACGGTATATCCATACTCGCCATCGCATATAAGAACACGGTTAATCACAAAGGTAAGATGAGGCTCCTGAATGTGCCGTTATCGATCATAGAGATGCTGAAGGTGGTAAAGCTGGATGCTATATTTGCGATATACACCGATGAAGATACGGCGATAGCCAGCTTCACAGAGAGCGAGGCCGAGGGTCTGCGCTTACGCCGAAAATTCCCGCGGCTCGACATACACCTTAGCGTGACTTACCGCATGGTAAGCGATCGCAAGACCCCGAAGATATTCGAAGGCAAGGTGCTCAATATAAGCGCGGCAGGACTTTATGTATATACTCCCGATACGCTACCTATAAACACTATTCTTGATCTACGATTTGATATGCCGGGCCTTCCGGCAATACTTGAGGCCACAGGAAGAGTCTCCTGGATCGCCGATAAAGAGCTACAGCCGCATGCTTATCCCGGCATGGGTATATCATTTTCCCATCTTACGCCGGATAAAGAACGTGCCATAGTCGATTTTATCGACAAAAACGTTACCCACCGGTCCGATCAGGCTTAA
- a CDS encoding GAF and ANTAR domain-containing protein translates to MSEKRKKTISRAKQLEAISRVSKTITSNLYLEDILKLIVTVTAEITDSKICSLMLIDDKTGELALKATQSMSELYNRKPNLKISEGIAGKVAAQNKPIAVYDLSKEPEYKYKDIAQKESLRSLLSLPLAVKGKVIGVLNTYTSHPHKFTKDEINILSTVASQAAIVIENAELMVKTKVIQEELETRKLVERAKGIMMREQGMGETEAFRKIQKQSMDMRKSMREIAEAIILIDKMKKE, encoded by the coding sequence ATGTCTGAAAAAAGGAAAAAGACCATTAGCCGCGCTAAACAGTTAGAGGCTATCTCGAGAGTAAGTAAGACTATAACGTCGAACTTATACCTCGAGGATATACTAAAGCTTATAGTTACGGTTACGGCCGAGATAACAGACTCGAAGATATGCTCGCTCATGCTTATCGATGACAAGACCGGCGAGCTTGCGCTCAAAGCGACACAATCGATGAGCGAATTGTACAATAGGAAACCGAATCTTAAGATTTCCGAAGGCATTGCCGGCAAAGTTGCCGCGCAAAACAAACCTATAGCGGTATACGACCTATCCAAAGAACCGGAATACAAATATAAGGATATTGCGCAGAAAGAATCTTTGCGCTCACTCCTGTCTTTACCTCTTGCGGTCAAGGGCAAGGTTATAGGCGTCCTTAATACCTACACGTCCCATCCGCATAAATTTACCAAAGACGAAATAAATATACTTAGCACTGTTGCCAGTCAGGCCGCGATCGTAATCGAGAACGCCGAGCTCATGGTTAAAACGAAGGTTATCCAGGAGGAGCTCGAGACGCGCAAACTTGTGGAGAGGGCTAAGGGCATAATGATGCGGGAGCAGGGTATGGGCGAGACAGAGGCTTTTAGGAAGATCCAGAAACAGAGCATGGATATGAGAAAATCGATGCGCGAGATAGCGGAAGCGATAATACTTATCGATAAGATGAAGAAGGAATAA
- the bamE gene encoding outer membrane protein assembly factor BamE, producing the protein MRRMNALNGAGRMFAIAFFSAVLFSGCSAIVLPNPEDVVKHPLGTESIKVGMTKEQVEDIWGRPSQVKTVEDKAKWQGSREVWIYRAQYGSIPVDAGYLSSTKKLYFDGNNLTEIGE; encoded by the coding sequence ATGCGAAGAATGAACGCTCTTAATGGTGCAGGACGAATGTTTGCGATTGCGTTTTTTTCGGCTGTTCTCTTCTCCGGCTGTTCTGCTATCGTCCTGCCGAATCCGGAAGATGTTGTAAAGCACCCGCTTGGAACCGAGTCGATAAAAGTCGGCATGACCAAAGAGCAGGTTGAGGACATATGGGGTAGACCCAGTCAGGTAAAGACGGTAGAGGACAAAGCTAAGTGGCAGGGGTCGAGGGAAGTCTGGATATACAGAGCACAATACGGCTCTATACCGGTCGATGCCGGTTACCTGTCGAGCACCAAAAAACTTTATTTTGACGGGAATAATCTTACAGAAATAGGTGAGTAA
- a CDS encoding PilZ domain-containing protein, translating to MKGKPGNNLIERRGFIRLREPIGITYSLGGRIFNVTAKDISADGLRFQTMEKSLKEGDILEVKLDIPEVANPVHAKGRIMWKKKLSLEDAAPFDIGAELLSIEEDNKNTFLKFLCDLIYNLPEVEKDAKNERS from the coding sequence ATGAAGGGAAAGCCCGGTAACAATCTTATCGAAAGGCGCGGTTTTATACGCCTCAGGGAGCCTATTGGTATAACATATTCTCTGGGCGGTAGGATATTCAACGTTACCGCTAAGGATATATCGGCCGATGGATTGCGTTTCCAGACGATGGAGAAGAGTCTGAAAGAAGGGGATATTCTCGAAGTAAAACTCGATATCCCGGAAGTTGCGAACCCCGTGCATGCGAAGGGCAGGATAATGTGGAAGAAAAAACTTTCACTGGAAGACGCCGCGCCATTCGATATAGGCGCGGAACTTCTTAGTATTGAAGAGGACAATAAGAATACTTTTCTGAAATTTCTATGCGATTTGATCTATAACTTACCGGAGGTGGAAAAAGATGCGAAGAATGAACGCTCTTAA
- a CDS encoding glutamine synthetase III yields MNVREKALFNIKSVIIKKDHLPKKVSSYFGENTFGAAAMQKHISKATFAAFKRWMSEGAIITIEQANEIANAMKNWAMSKGATYYTHWFQPMTGLTAEKHDSFISIVSPGKVIEKFSGNKLIQGEPDASSFPSGGIRATFEARGYTAWDPSSPAFIIESALGKTLCIPSIFISYNGEALDKKLPLLRSDEALNKAAVGLLKLFGHKDVKKVISTCGPEQEYFLIDKGYYNLRQDLLLTGRTLVGAPSPKGQQLEDQYFGTIKERVVNFMFEVAEEAYKLGIPVMTRHNEVAPHQYEFAPIFEESNLAADHNQLLMEILKKVALRHNLVCLLHEKPFAGVNGSGKHINWSLADDKGNNLLNPGDTPEDNLQFLTVLAAVLRAVYKYSDLLRASVAMAGNEHRLGANEAPPAIISVFLGDQLTKILDMIGNGSKTKVSKKDIMDFGLGRLPKFNKDSTDRNRTSPFAFTGTKFEFRAVGSSQNISTPITIINTIIAESLDYVAENIQEAAKGKDFNAAVLKVISGIIKETRAIHFEGNNYAAEWVKEAKKRGLPNIASTAEALKALTKETNIKLFEAYKVFSREEIVARYHIWIHTYNTILEIEANTLNEMVSANIVPAGYEYEKLLSGNLNNLAVLRKSSNLKIDTVVFNDLKGHLSEIVQKIYYVRHNTENMRNLLANAQKMHHEERAKLYFDKLKPIMEHIRKHVDLLECVVSDEHWDLPKYREMLFIK; encoded by the coding sequence ATGAATGTCAGGGAAAAGGCATTATTCAATATAAAAAGTGTCATTATCAAAAAGGATCATCTCCCTAAAAAAGTTTCGTCGTATTTCGGTGAGAATACTTTCGGCGCGGCGGCTATGCAGAAACATATTTCCAAGGCTACTTTCGCGGCCTTCAAACGCTGGATGTCGGAAGGCGCGATAATAACTATTGAACAAGCCAATGAGATAGCCAACGCGATGAAGAACTGGGCCATGTCGAAGGGCGCTACCTATTATACCCACTGGTTTCAGCCGATGACGGGCCTTACCGCTGAAAAACATGACAGTTTTATCTCAATAGTGAGCCCCGGCAAAGTAATCGAAAAGTTCTCCGGCAATAAACTCATACAGGGTGAGCCAGACGCCTCCAGCTTCCCATCCGGCGGCATCAGGGCGACGTTCGAGGCCAGAGGATATACCGCATGGGATCCTTCGAGCCCGGCTTTCATAATCGAGAGCGCCCTTGGAAAGACTTTATGCATACCAAGTATATTCATTTCATACAATGGCGAAGCGCTCGATAAGAAGCTACCGCTTTTGCGTTCCGATGAAGCTTTAAACAAGGCCGCCGTAGGATTATTGAAACTCTTTGGACATAAAGATGTGAAGAAAGTGATCTCAACTTGCGGTCCGGAGCAGGAATATTTCCTTATAGATAAAGGTTATTACAATTTACGGCAGGATCTTTTACTGACCGGGCGCACGCTTGTGGGGGCGCCTTCTCCAAAAGGACAACAACTCGAGGATCAATATTTCGGCACAATAAAAGAGCGCGTCGTCAATTTTATGTTCGAGGTCGCGGAAGAGGCGTATAAGCTGGGCATACCTGTTATGACCAGGCACAATGAAGTCGCCCCGCACCAGTACGAGTTCGCGCCCATATTCGAAGAGTCGAATTTAGCGGCCGATCATAACCAGCTTCTCATGGAGATACTGAAGAAGGTGGCGCTACGCCATAATCTCGTCTGCCTCCTGCATGAGAAACCTTTTGCCGGCGTAAACGGTAGTGGTAAACACATAAACTGGTCGCTCGCGGACGATAAAGGCAATAACTTGCTCAATCCCGGCGATACCCCGGAAGACAATCTGCAGTTTCTGACGGTACTGGCGGCGGTTTTAAGAGCTGTTTACAAGTATTCGGATCTTCTGCGCGCCAGCGTTGCGATGGCGGGCAATGAGCACAGGTTAGGCGCCAACGAAGCGCCCCCGGCTATTATCAGCGTATTCTTAGGTGACCAGCTGACGAAAATACTCGACATGATAGGCAATGGCTCCAAGACGAAAGTTTCGAAAAAAGACATTATGGATTTTGGCCTTGGCCGCCTGCCGAAGTTCAATAAGGATTCGACCGACCGGAACAGGACGTCGCCATTTGCGTTTACAGGTACGAAGTTCGAGTTCAGGGCTGTCGGTTCTTCGCAGAATATATCGACACCGATCACCATTATCAATACGATAATAGCCGAGTCATTGGACTATGTCGCTGAAAACATACAGGAGGCCGCGAAGGGTAAGGATTTTAATGCCGCCGTCCTGAAAGTAATATCCGGCATCATAAAGGAAACCCGCGCGATTCATTTTGAAGGCAACAACTACGCGGCGGAGTGGGTCAAGGAAGCGAAGAAGCGAGGCTTGCCGAATATCGCATCGACTGCGGAAGCGCTTAAGGCTTTGACTAAAGAAACGAATATAAAGCTGTTTGAAGCGTACAAGGTATTTTCGCGGGAAGAGATAGTAGCCAGATACCACATCTGGATACACACATACAATACGATCCTCGAGATCGAGGCTAATACATTAAACGAGATGGTAAGCGCGAATATCGTCCCGGCCGGATATGAATACGAGAAACTCCTGTCCGGGAACCTGAATAACCTGGCTGTTCTCAGGAAGAGTTCCAATTTAAAAATAGACACGGTTGTATTTAATGACCTCAAGGGCCATCTGTCCGAAATAGTGCAGAAGATATACTATGTCCGGCACAACACCGAGAATATGCGAAATCTCCTGGCAAATGCGCAGAAGATGCACCATGAGGAGCGCGCAAAGCTGTATTTCGATAAACTTAAACCAATAATGGAGCATATCCGCAAGCACGTCGACCTGCTCGAATGTGTCGTTTCCGATGAGCATTGGGATCTGCCTAAATACAGAGAGATGCTTTTCATAAAATAG
- the def gene encoding peptide deformylase yields the protein MRELKILKFPDPILRKKASKVLKVTNREKELLSEMSKLMYFSQGVGLAATQVGLDRQLIVIDVGTGLLKVVNPVIIKKTGAEICEEGCLSVPGVCVKIKRPKTVTVHFLDENGIPRELRAEGLLSRAFQHEMDHLSGVLIVDYMNPVKKLLLKSKLKRKKFKTIQNP from the coding sequence ATGCGCGAGTTAAAGATACTGAAGTTCCCCGATCCTATCCTTCGAAAGAAAGCTTCAAAAGTTCTTAAGGTAACTAACCGCGAAAAAGAGCTGTTGTCCGAGATGTCTAAACTTATGTATTTTTCCCAGGGCGTAGGTCTTGCCGCTACGCAGGTTGGGTTGGATAGGCAACTTATAGTTATAGATGTCGGTACAGGCCTGTTGAAGGTCGTAAACCCTGTTATAATAAAAAAAACAGGGGCCGAGATTTGTGAGGAGGGTTGTCTTAGTGTCCCCGGGGTATGTGTAAAGATAAAAAGGCCGAAAACTGTAACTGTGCATTTTCTCGATGAAAATGGCATTCCGCGCGAACTTCGCGCGGAAGGACTTCTCTCCAGAGCCTTTCAACACGAGATGGATCACCTGTCAGGCGTGTTGATAGTAGACTATATGAATCCGGTTAAGAAATTATTATTAAAAAGTAAGCTTAAAAGAAAAAAATTCAAAACAATCCAAAACCCTTGA
- a CDS encoding GatB/YqeY domain-containing protein translates to MNLCEKIEDDVKRAMKAGDSMKVSVLRMVLSAVRMLQIEKNVKTLEDDSVAQILQKQVKQHRESIEQFTKGARGDLADKEKAELKILEEYLPKQFTTDELMVIVKAAVSETGAIAKSDMGKVMKIVTEKTKGRADGKTVSQMVGQFLK, encoded by the coding sequence ATGAACTTGTGTGAAAAGATCGAAGATGATGTAAAACGTGCCATGAAGGCCGGCGATTCGATGAAGGTCTCGGTGCTCAGGATGGTGTTATCTGCAGTGAGAATGCTTCAGATCGAGAAGAATGTCAAAACGCTGGAAGATGACAGTGTAGCGCAGATACTGCAGAAGCAGGTCAAACAACACCGCGAATCAATAGAGCAGTTCACTAAAGGAGCCAGGGGCGATCTTGCGGACAAGGAGAAGGCGGAATTGAAGATACTGGAAGAGTACCTTCCTAAGCAGTTTACAACCGACGAGCTTATGGTGATAGTAAAGGCCGCCGTGTCCGAAACGGGCGCTATCGCAAAATCGGATATGGGTAAGGTTATGAAGATCGTTACGGAAAAGACAAAGGGTCGTGCCGACGGAAAGACGGTAAGTCAGATGGTCGGGCAATTCCTTAAATAG
- a CDS encoding cold shock domain-containing protein translates to MAQGTVKWFNDKKGFGFIIADTGKDVFVHHSAIEGDGYKTLKEGEAVQFDVIQGPKGEQATKVVRSA, encoded by the coding sequence ATGGCGCAGGGAACAGTGAAGTGGTTTAACGACAAAAAGGGGTTCGGATTCATCATAGCGGATACGGGCAAGGATGTTTTTGTCCATCACTCCGCAATTGAGGGCGACGGATACAAGACCCTGAAAGAGGGCGAGGCGGTGCAGTTCGATGTTATCCAGGGCCCTAAAGGCGAACAGGCTACGAAGGTTGTCAGGTCGGCTTAA
- a CDS encoding NAD+ synthase, protein MKKSVRIAIAQINCTVGDLGGNTKKILEYLRKAEEMGADIVSFPELAITGYPPEDLLLKESFIVDNLSAFKRVVKAVGETVAIVGFVDGHGSDIYNAAAVIYKGDVKGVCHKEILPNYGVFDEARYFKPGKDTLTFKAGGLVFGVNICEDIWHTEGPVCAQASLGAKLIININSSPYHAGKVKEREEIVRRQAKTSNVVISYANLVGGQDELVFDGQSMVVDSSGRVLARAGAFKEDIIAVDIDIAADKDAINKKAILVSEALSPKNKPVIVKKDIRPMDPVAEIYQALILGLKDYVAKNGFKKVLIGLSGGVDSALVAALAADALGKDNVLGVFMPTRYSSEQSEIDAKAIASNLGIKFANISIDHIFKLYLMSLEGQFSGMPKDTTEENLQARIRGTILMSLSNKFGYIVLATGNKSEMSTGYATLYGDMAGGFAVIKDVPKTLVYKLVAYRNATGKVIPESVITKAPTAELKLNQKDQDTLPPYDLLDKILKEYIEEDRGYDEIVASGFNKDITFKVLNMVDRSEYKRRQAPPGIKITPKAFGKDRRMPITNKYK, encoded by the coding sequence ATGAAGAAGAGCGTGCGCATAGCTATAGCCCAGATAAACTGCACGGTAGGTGATCTCGGCGGTAACACGAAAAAGATACTTGAATACCTGCGAAAAGCCGAAGAGATGGGCGCGGATATCGTCTCCTTTCCGGAACTTGCCATAACGGGTTACCCTCCGGAGGACCTGCTTCTCAAGGAGAGTTTCATCGTCGACAACCTGAGCGCCTTTAAGCGCGTGGTGAAGGCGGTAGGTGAGACAGTGGCAATAGTAGGTTTTGTGGATGGGCATGGTAGCGATATCTATAATGCGGCGGCTGTGATATATAAAGGGGATGTCAAAGGGGTATGCCATAAGGAGATCCTTCCGAATTACGGCGTGTTCGATGAGGCGCGTTATTTTAAGCCCGGTAAAGATACTCTCACATTCAAAGCCGGGGGGCTGGTATTCGGTGTTAATATCTGCGAAGATATATGGCATACGGAAGGCCCGGTATGCGCGCAGGCATCTCTGGGGGCGAAGCTTATAATAAATATAAACTCGTCGCCTTATCATGCGGGTAAAGTAAAAGAGCGTGAAGAGATAGTACGGCGCCAGGCAAAAACAAGTAACGTCGTCATCAGTTATGCAAACCTGGTGGGTGGACAGGACGAACTGGTATTCGACGGCCAAAGCATGGTAGTGGACAGTTCCGGCCGGGTGCTTGCCCGCGCGGGGGCGTTTAAAGAAGACATTATAGCCGTAGATATCGATATCGCCGCGGACAAAGACGCTATTAACAAAAAAGCGATACTTGTTTCTGAGGCATTATCTCCAAAGAACAAACCGGTTATCGTAAAAAAAGACATACGTCCGATGGATCCCGTGGCAGAAATATATCAGGCTCTTATCTTGGGGCTAAAGGACTACGTGGCTAAGAACGGTTTTAAGAAAGTCCTGATAGGCTTAAGCGGCGGTGTAGATTCGGCGCTGGTGGCCGCCCTTGCGGCCGACGCCCTCGGCAAGGACAACGTCCTGGGCGTATTCATGCCGACGCGTTATTCTTCGGAGCAGTCGGAGATTGATGCCAAGGCGATTGCTTCCAACCTTGGAATTAAATTCGCCAATATTTCCATTGATCATATTTTCAAGCTTTATTTAATGTCGCTTGAGGGGCAATTCTCGGGTATGCCGAAAGACACGACCGAAGAGAACCTGCAGGCCCGCATACGCGGCACGATCCTTATGTCATTATCCAATAAGTTCGGATACATTGTGCTGGCCACGGGAAATAAATCCGAGATGAGTACGGGGTATGCTACACTATACGGAGATATGGCCGGGGGCTTTGCTGTGATAAAAGATGTGCCCAAAACGCTCGTTTATAAACTTGTCGCGTATCGGAATGCTACCGGCAAAGTTATACCTGAGTCTGTGATAACCAAGGCGCCAACGGCGGAATTAAAACTGAATCAGAAGGATCAGGATACTCTACCGCCGTATGATTTGCTCGACAAAATATTAAAAGAATACATAGAAGAAGACAGGGGGTATGACGAGATAGTCGCCTCCGGGTTCAACAAGGACATTACCTTCAAAGTACTGAACATGGTCGATAGGAGCGAATATAAACGAAGACAGGCGCCGCCGGGGATAAAGATCACGCCCAAGGCATTCGGTAAAGACAGGCGCATGCCCATAACTAATAAATATAAATAA